In the genome of Ammoniphilus sp. CFH 90114, the window TCGCACAATTGTTGCGATTTTTGCGATCTGTGGGGAGACAGAAGAAGAAGCTGAAAGGTTGGCAGCAAGTCTAGATCTCATGTTACTTCAATTTAGACAAGGAAAAAGGAACGTTGGGATTCCTAAGTTGGACAATGCATTACAATATAACTATAGTCCTTATGAAAAGCTAGTCGTGCAAGAGAATAGAAAGCGAATGATTGTTGGTTCGCAGGATCATGTTAGATCTCGCATCTTGTCCCTAAGTGAGGAATATGAAACAAATGAGTTTATGATTGTTACTAGGACTGCGGATACCAATGCTACGTTAAAGTCCTATCAATTGTTGGCTGAGGCCTTTGATCTCAAAGTGAAATAGTCTTAATTTGGTTCGAAGAGGTGTAAAAAGTGGAGTGGCATTTTAAAACATTTAATGAATTAACAACACAAGAATTATATAACATATTAAAGGAAAGAGTGGCCGTCTTTGTTGTCGAGCAAGAATGTCCCTATCCGGAAGTTGATGGTCATGACGTAGCTGCCCATCATCTTTATCTTGAACAGGATGGAAAGATTGCCGCTTACTTGCGAGTTCTACCTCAAAATACGATTTACCCTGAAGTTTCTTTAGGCAGGGTATTGGTTGCCAAAGATTTTAGAGGACAAGGATTAGCAAAGGAATTAATTGATAGAGCCTTAAGATTTGTGGATGAGGAATGGCAAGTGAGTACCGTAAAGATTCAAGCTCAGGACTACTTGAGGCAATTTTATGGTGCTTTTGGGTTCGAACCTATTTCTGAAGTGTATTTAGAGGACAATATTCCTCATGTTGACATGAAAAGGACTATCTAAATTTTGAACACGGAGTGTATATTCCGTGTTTTTCTTTTCTTACTATAGGTAATATTGTACTATAGTAAATAATGAAAATATCCTACTAACACATTGTTAATACTATTTAAGCGTATACATAAATTATTTTAAGGAGTTTTTTCACATGAGCAAGTGTCCATTTTCGATGGCTTTTAATATTTTCAGTATGGTGAAAAATAAGAAACAAAACCATTCCTTAATAGAGCAGAGTAAATCTTTACGTAGTAGAATGGATATATCAGCAGCAGAGCTTAAGAATCAATTGAATTTTATATCTCTATCAGAAGAAGACTTAAAATTCGTTAGATTCATTCAACCTATTATCATTGAACATATTGATAGAATCGTGGCCCAATTCTATAACAATATTATGAATCAGACCAATCTACTAGCAATAATTAATAGGCACAGCGAAGTGGCTAGACTAAAGAAAACGTTAACTATTCATATTCAGGAACTTTTTAGCGGAGAAATGGATGAGGCATTTGTTGAAAAACGAATTCGAATTGCGCATGCCCACGTCAAGGTTGGCCTACAGACAAAATGGTATATGTGCGCATTCCAAGATTTATTTGGTTCCATTCTTGAGGTTCTTGAGACACAGATTGAAAATAGAGCAGACTTAGTTCAAGCCATAAGAGTCTGCAGTAAACTACTTAATTTTGAGCAGCAGCTTGTATTAGAAGCTTACGAGCTTGAACATGAAAGACTTCGTATGATTCAAGAAGAAAACAAAATGAAGATCAGTCAAGTTGTTCGTCAAGCAGCTGAAGAGTTGGCTGCAGTTTCTGAAGAGACGAATGCCTCAACTGAAGAGTTGGCTGCTCAAGTGGATCAGCTTGCGGGAATTGCGAAGCGGGGGACAGAACTTGCCATGATGGCAGGGGACCGATCACAGAATGGGAAAGATCAGGTAGAGAGACAAAGAGAAAGTATGAGCAGCATTCGCACGAGTATGGATACGATCATAAAGGATTCAGAGGAACTTCAGGAAATCTCGAAAAAGATTCATGATATCGTGGATATGATTAAAGCGATAGCAGATCAAACCAACCTACTTGCTCTTAATGCGGCGATTGAAGCTGCTCGCGCAGGTGAGTTTGGGAAGGGGTTTGCCGTTGTTGCAGATGAAATTAGAAAACTTGCAGACCAAACCAAGCAATCTATTTCCGGTGTAGCAGAATTAGTAGCGAAGACAGATGCCCAAGTAAGTGATGTATCTCGTTCGGTTTTATTTATTCATACGCTTGTTGAAGAAGGAACTGTATTCTCGAATCAAAACTATCAGTATTTTGAAGAAATCCTTCAAGTGATGGATAAAACGAAGGAGCAAAACAGCCAGATTGAGAAAGAACTAGAATTGTTTAATCGAGCGTTCGAGGAATTAGCAAGGGCCTCCTCTCAAATCGCAGCCTCTACAGATAATCTTAGCCAAACAGCAAATGAGCTGACTGATTCCTCCTCATGAGAGAAAACAGAAGTTACAAATATCTCTTATTAGATTAAAATAGGTAGGAAAGGTAATATTTATTCTAGATTCATCGGATTACGCTAACGGAGGAACAAAAAAATTGAGGAATTCACCCAACTTTCATACAGCTGAATCCCAGATGGATATCAAATTTAAAGATGGAGTTATGCCTGAGGAATCCCTTTTAGGAGTCTACATGTACGACCAAGGGCGTTTTCGGGTAGTAAGCGGTCGCTTCGCTTCCATCTTTGGTTATAGT includes:
- a CDS encoding globin-coupled sensor protein; protein product: MSKCPFSMAFNIFSMVKNKKQNHSLIEQSKSLRSRMDISAAELKNQLNFISLSEEDLKFVRFIQPIIIEHIDRIVAQFYNNIMNQTNLLAIINRHSEVARLKKTLTIHIQELFSGEMDEAFVEKRIRIAHAHVKVGLQTKWYMCAFQDLFGSILEVLETQIENRADLVQAIRVCSKLLNFEQQLVLEAYELEHERLRMIQEENKMKISQVVRQAAEELAAVSEETNASTEELAAQVDQLAGIAKRGTELAMMAGDRSQNGKDQVERQRESMSSIRTSMDTIIKDSEELQEISKKIHDIVDMIKAIADQTNLLALNAAIEAARAGEFGKGFAVVADEIRKLADQTKQSISGVAELVAKTDAQVSDVSRSVLFIHTLVEEGTVFSNQNYQYFEEILQVMDKTKEQNSQIEKELELFNRAFEELARASSQIAASTDNLSQTANELTDSSS
- a CDS encoding GNAT family N-acetyltransferase, with product MEWHFKTFNELTTQELYNILKERVAVFVVEQECPYPEVDGHDVAAHHLYLEQDGKIAAYLRVLPQNTIYPEVSLGRVLVAKDFRGQGLAKELIDRALRFVDEEWQVSTVKIQAQDYLRQFYGAFGFEPISEVYLEDNIPHVDMKRTI